GTACTCGCGTCCTTTTTTCACATTCCGGCGATTCTTGCAATTCTTGCGCGAGCCGCCCTGGAACGCACGCTCGGCAGCGAGGGAGTATTCTTTTTGGGCGAGCCGCTGAAGCGCGGCCAGTTTATTATCCAAAACGCGTACGCGCATGTCCCCGCGGACAAACGGGAAACGAAAGCGTCGGAAGACCGCGGGGCGTTTCGCAACCGGATAAGGGAAAAGCTGTCAGGAATAGAAAAAATCGAGGTGTCCCTCGCCAAAATTCCCGTGCCGGGCAAGCTTAACATACGTACCGGCGAGAAGGAAGTTCACAAATACATTCAAGTTACCTATCCGGTGCACACGGGCGTATTGAAGGCGTTCGTATCGTTCCGCCTGTTCGGGGAACATCTGGTGATCGGCAATTCTTTGTACTTTCTGGGCGAGCCCAGCCCGCGCGCGATGCAGGCCAACGCAACCGCGATCCTGTTGCTGAATTTGTCGCACGCCTTTTCGTCCCGCTCCGGGAACTTGCGCAGGAATACCGGCTCGGACGACTCCTCGCTCCCAATCGAGCCGGCACTCAAAATCGCGTCCGAGATGGACAGGCTGGCGCGCGCGCCGCGCGACGAGATTGTGGACGAGGCCGCCGGCGTCATTTGGCTGGGGCTTACCGAACTTATCGCCGAAGCGGGAAAACAAGCGGCGAACCGTTTATACGCGACAGAGGGGGTGGATCATCAGTGAGGTGCGGCTCCTGCGGACACGACAACTTAAGCGACGCGAGGTTCTGCGATGGCTGCGGCGCTCCCTTGGTGGCAGGGGTGCAACCGCCCGGAACTTATCCATGGGTTTTCGTTGTCTCCGTCGCCATCGCCGCGGGGCTTTTCGCGCTTTTCTTTCTCGCATTGAACAGAAGGGCGGAAAATGTCGAAGAAGAAACCCCGCGTAAAGGCATCACCGGCACGCCTGCACCGATAAAGCCCAGGCCGGCAATGATCTCGTCAGATGAATATCTCGCCCAAATCGAAGGATTTGCCCCGCTCACGGTCAAGCTACATCCAATCGGCCCGGAACACTCTTCCGAAATTGGAAATCTGACTTTCCAGTGGGAATTCGAGGAGGGCAAACTCCAAACAAAAACCGGCTCGGGCGGCCGCGCGACTTACACATACGCAAGACCGGGGATTTTTCATCCAAAACTGCGGGTTTCGGACGCCGCCGGCGAAATCGCGCGCCAAGTGTGGGAGGTATGCGTCCTTCCGCAGGACAAGGCGCAGGTTATTGACAATTGGCAGGGCGCGCAACGCGATTCCGCTTCCAACCTCGATAGGGCAAAGGTGTATTTTTCAATCGGAGCGGATATGCAGGGCATTTACTACTCATTGCGGTCGTTCCTGGCGGATAAAAACAACCTTGAAGCGATATCCGCGCTTTCGGACAAACTCGGGGAAATGTCGGCTTTCGCCGAGTACGAGCATTTTTTCCTGGCCCAAGGCGCCGCGCTGGAAGGCCCCGAAAGCGGTTTCGCTCAAACGCTGGATGAAAAGATCAGCGGTTGGACTTCTGCGAGGGACAATGCGAAGGCCGAATTGAACAGAGCGGAATACAGGTCCTCCACTGCGGTGTCGGCGCTTCTTAAGGCGCTCTCGGCTTTGCACGATTACGAGGGCGCGCTTACCGCGCTGGCTGACAGCGGTTTGATGGACCAAAGCGCGCGTGATGCCGCATGGTATTCGCTGAACATAGGCAAGCCGAAAGATGCCCTTGTATATGCGGACAAACAGCTGAAAGCAACCCCCAACGACCTTTATGCACTGGAAAACAAGATGCTGGCCGAAGCAATCAGCGGCGATTTGGATGTTGCAAGGATGACCTTCGGGAGTTATTCCCTTTTGAATCCTCCCCGGGGACACGTCATTCAAACCGCGCTGGACATGGCCGTTTTTTCGGCGAAAGGGCTTGACTCCGATTTCACCTGGGAAATCCTGGACGGACTTAGGACGTTCATTTGAACGAACGGAATTTTCCTAGGCCCGGTCACCGCCGCCGCGTTCCACCGTTTCGGCGAGTTCCTCCAGCCATTCCTTATGCTCCGCCTCTTTAATGCCGGTGTGCCCTATGATGATGCTTATAAACAGCAATCCCGCAGCAAAGTAATAAGGCCAGTGATGGCTGCCTCGCGCCGGTGCAAGCTCGAAAAGCACCCCGCCTGCAATGGGGCCGAGAATCCTGCCCATAGCTTCCATCGAATCGTAAAGACCCAACGCCCCGCCCTGCCCGACGGTGGTTCCTTTGCTTATCGCGGCGGTCAGGCTCGGAAACAAAAGCCCCTGCGATGCGCCGACGAACGCCGAAAAAACGCCGAACCAGAATGGATTGGGCGAGAAAGTAAGAAGCAGGTAAGACAGGGCAAGCAGCGGCACGCCGAGCTTTATCACGAAAGGCTCGCCGAACCTGTTGATCATTTTGCCCGTTACAACGCCCTGTACGAACGCTCCGGCGAATCCGAACAGAGCGAATACATATCCGACGTGGCGGGCGTCGAGTCCGAATTCCTCGAATGCGAACAAGGTGTATGTGGAGGTGAGGCAGGCGAAGCTGACGCTCACGAGAAGCGCGAAGATGAAATAGTGTCTTAAATGGCTGCCGAATGCGGCGGCGACGCGTTCAAGCGGCCCGAGGCGCGCCGGCGATTCGGATATCTTGCTTTTGTCCTCCTTCAAAAATGCCAACGCCAAAAAGAGGTTTAAAAGCCCGAGCACAGCTGCGACCAAAAACGGAAACCGCAGATGCGAAACGAAGATATTCCCCAAGGGAAATACCATCGTATAGCCAGATAGAAATCCTCCCAGCGCCGGGCCGAAGACGATGCCCAGCCCCATGCTTCCCCCTATCATCCCAATCGCGGGGCCGCGCTGCTTCGAGTTCGTAAGGTCAGCCGCGTATGCGAACACCGCGGGAAGCGCGGCCGAAGTCAAAAAGCCCCCTATCACGCGCGCGATATAAAGGTGCCAGATGTTCTGTGAAAGCGCGATCAGAATGAACGTGAGCATGATCCCGGCGATGCCGATCATGATCGCCGGTTTGCGTCCGTGCTTGTCGCTCCAAATCCCCCAGAACGGCGCGCAGAAAAAATGCACGATGCTGTAAAGGGAGAAGATGAAACCGAGATCGCGCGCCGTCCCGTGAAGCTCCTGCGTGATGAAAAGCGGAAGGATTGGAAAAAGGATGGAGAAACCCACCATCACCATGAACATGGTGAAGGCGAGTATTGACAACCTGATCAGCACGTCTTTTGAAAATCTTTCGGACACGCGGTTTCCTCGCCACGCCGCGGCGTGAAAAAAATGCCTCGGGGCTCCGGCGCGTCCGGCCCTGGGCTCCTTGGGCGGCATATAATAGCACCGGCAATGATCGCCCGCCTTGTCTATTCCGCAATCGGTCCGTACAGATGGGCGTCGCACCTCAACGTCGCCGCGGAAATCGAAAGGTGGATCCGCCGCGCCGGATTGGCTTTGGAGTATTCGCAAGGTTTCAACCCGCGTCCAAAGATTTCCTTCGGGCCGGCCAAACCGGTTGGAATGTCTGGTTACCGGGAAATTGCCGATATTTCGCTTGTTTCAACAGACCCAACGCCGGATGTCAAATTCGATCAGGAATTTCCGGGCGCGAAAAACGGGAGTTTCGATCCTCAATCGCTCCGGTTCCTGTTTTCGGGGGAAATTGCGGAGGAAAACGGGGTAATGGAACGCGCGCGCGATTGGATGGAGGCGGGCGCGCCGAATTGGTGGATGGAAACCGTCCAAAATATCGAACCGAGGAATTTGGAGAAGGACGCGGTTTCGCTTGGAGGGATTTGGACAAGAATGGCGGAAAGGCGCGCGCCCCATATCACCCCGATTGGCTTGCGTCTGCTTGAAAACGGCGAAGGCACCTTATCGAAAATCGTCAGCTCCTCGCTGGTTTTCGCGAAATTCGAATTCGAAAACCAACATTCGCGCGCGCTGGCAGCGGAATTTTTATGCGGTCGGTCCTGGATCGTCGAAGCCGGAGCGTCGCGTGCTTTCAAAGATGTCCGGCCGTACGCTGAATCGCTGCATGTTTCCGAATCGCAGGAAGCACTTTCCGTTTTCCTTCGGGCCAAATCGTCCGCGTCCGAGTCGCTGCCTTTCGTGAGAGTAGCGGACAAGGTAGCCGAACTTGGCGGCATCACAGCGGAATGCGCGCGCGTTCTGTTTCTGGATGCAAAAGGAGCTCCGGTCGGTTAGCCTTCCGCTCCGCCCGCGGCGGAAGCCGATGCACCAAGGTCGTATACCTGCAGATTGTCGGCGATTACGTCAATCACTTCTTCGGTTTCCTCCGGCAAGCCTGCAGGAATCAAAAACTCGAAAAACACCGACCTGTCAGGGCGCGAGTGAATGTATGTCTTGCTTTTGATTTGCACGCCGTTTTGGATGTGCGCCATCTCCAGCCGCTCAACTGCGCCGTAAGGAGCCAATAGCGACGCACGCGCCACCCGAGTCCCGCCACGCGCCCGCGCTATCAACCGTTCAATTTCGTCCATCATCAAAGAGGACGTCGCGGCAGAGCCGGGAAGAACCTGTATATTCAGCACCGCGTGCCTTCCTTCGATTTCGCCCGGCAATTCGACAAGCACCGACCATGGCTCTTTCGATTCGTCAAAACCCCAGACCGAATCCCTCGGGACAGCAACTCCAATTCCGTGCCCTGGATGGATGAACGCGATCGCGGGGATTTCCCGTCCGCCGGCGCGTATTGGAAACGTCGCTCCTATAAACCCGCCGTAAGCGTCAATCGTTCCCTCGGAAGGACGCGGCGGCACTGCAAATCCGCGCCTATCGAAATACTCGAAGCTGCCCGCAACCCTTTCAAATAGCGGGCGCACGCCTTCCCAAGAGCCGGGGGGACCCAGGCACTGAAGAATGAAGCATTGTCCCTCGATTGCGTAAAAGTAAATCGCTCCTTCAGCGGTCAGCGCGGATTGCCGGTAAAGCACGCGTATGAAATGCGGCTTGGATTCGAGTTCGAGCGCATGGCCGTAATCGAGCACGTCAACGTCTTCGTCCCGCTCGTATGCAGCCAGGTGGTCATTGAATATCCCTTCCTGCGGTTTTTCATTCGCTGGATAAACGGTGAGCACAAAGCTGACAAGCGCGCCGAAATCGGCCGGCGACGACCAGATTCTATTTTGAAGCGCTCCGGGCGTTTTATCCGGATCGTCGCGCACGACCCAGCCGGCCGGCATTTTGATTTTGTACCGGCAGTCGGGGCAAAGGACATCTTCCAACACAACTTTTTCCAGCAATCGGCTCTCCTGGAATGTTTTGGGGACATCTAGATTATCGGATTGCGCCGGCAGGGCTTGAAATAACTCAGTTGAGCATAAGCTTGTCCCTGGAAGGCGCGAGATGGCCCAGCTTTTCAAGCAAGCGCGTGTAAACCACAATGTCTTGCAGCACCGGCACGACGCGCCTGTACCTTTCCACGACCGAATCCAGTTCCAGCCAACGCTGCTTGGTGTCCAATGACGCCGTCGCGACCGAGCAGAAAGCGTTGATCAAACTGTGGTACTGAAACAGCAGCGCGCCTCCGGAATGCGGGATGTGGTATTCGCCTATGTCGAACACGCCGCTTTTGGAAATCATCTCGACCAGCCGCGAGAGCTGCGCGTGGATTACCGGGTCTTCCGGGGAAGGCAGCGCTTCCGGGTAAAGATTCACCTTCGAGGTCAAGTAATCTCCCAGCACAGGGCTCTCGAACATGAAAAAGCGTTCAACTCCGGCCAAAATAACGTTGGAATCGCCGGTATCCACCGTTTCCAAAAATGCGATGCGGCCGATCGTTCCCACCTTGTGCACATTGACTTGGCCCGATTCGGTGCGCGACGAATACACAATGCCGATTAGCTTTTCACCCAGCAGCGAATCCCTTAGCATGAGCTTGTAGCGCGGCTCGAAAATCCGCAGGGGAAGCAGGGTCTTGGGGAAAAACACGGTTCCGCCGAGCGGAAATATCGGAATGACGCCGGAGAAAGCCCCAGGCAACTCGAAATGTTTCGATTCGATATTCACGACGGTCACCGACGGCCCGGCCGTCAAGCAAAGGTTACCAAACATTCGCGGCGGTTGCAACGTCGTTTGATTCGGCCTTAAAATGCTGGTTCAAGACGCGGCGATGAACAACGAACCAAAAAACGATCCTGGGCATATCGAACGGACGGAGGAACTCTCCGAAGCCACGCCGCGCGATGGCGAAGCCAGGCCCGGTTCAGGCTCGGCGGAATCCACGCAGCCGAGCGAAGAAGAAGCCAGGATCGAAGAAGCGATAATCCGCGGCGAGATGGCCGGAGTGGAGCGAAGGCGCAAGGCAGCCGCCCGCGTTCTGCCCGAAGCAAAGAGGAAAAAGTTCCCGGCGCACTTTGGAAAACTCGCCGACCTTTACGTTTTTTCCGAAGCGTTCACCTGGTGGTTTTTGGGATTCTCGCTGTTCCTGGCGTTCCTGATTGTCAATCAGATAGTCCTGGAAGGCGAAAACCTGCTTAACCCAAAAATACCGACCGCGGCCGTTCTTCGCCTGGTTTACTACAACATTCCCTGGCACATAACGATGGCGCTGCCCGTGGCGACGCTCGTCGGCGTGCTGCTTTCAATGGGGCGGATGGCGAAAGACAACGAGCTGACCGCGCTCTTCACTAACGGGATTAGCCTTTATAGGATGATTTTCCCGATATTCACGCTCGCCGCGATAAACGCGGGAATAATGTACTACGTCAGCGACAGCCTTACCGCGCCCGCGTTCCGGGAGCAGGAGAAAATCAAGGAAATGTATCCCGCGTTGCGCGAAGAAGATGAAATTCAGAAAAAGGAGCCGACGATAGTCCGTTTGCCCGACGGAAGGTACTTCACCGCGCGCACTCTTGACAAGGCGACCGGACAGGCGCTGGACGTGATCATAGACGGGATGGGACTCGAAGAAGGGGAATACGCGGGGATAATTTGGGTTGCAAACATCGGACGCATAGAAGGAAAGAACATCACGCTAAGCCAACCCAAAAAATACATCCTCGATCCGGAAGGCCAGCTTATGGCGATGGAACGCCCGCCCACCGCGCGACTGGACTTAGGTCTGGAGCTGCACAGGATAGTGTCCACAATACGCACTCCGGAGCAACTGACGAAAGTCGAACTCAAGATGCAGCAGGAAATCAAGAAGGAACTCGGAACCAACACCGACCGCGACCAGACCGACTACTGGCTTAAGTTCAGCGCGCCGTTCGCGCCTATCGCGTTCGCACTTGTGGCGATGCCTCTGTCGCTGCGCGCGCCGCGCGACGAGCGGTTTCTCGGAATCATCTTCGCGTTGCTTCTGATGATGTTCTATTACGTGCTTTATTTCATATTCAAGACCGTCGGATACAACGGGGCGATAGCGCCGTGGCTTGCCGCGTGGATGCAGAACATCGTTTTCGCCGTGCTGGCGTTCGGAATCTTCGTTACGAGCAGAAAGTAAAGCGGCCTTGGAGACGCTATCCCGGCGGCTGGTAAATTTCCGCCCATCCGCACATGAAGTTGGCCAGCGCCGCGCCAACGTTTTGGTTTGCCCATGTGTTCGGATGCGAATCGCCGTCCGTCGGGCTTATTTCGTACTCCGAGCGGAGCATGTTCGCGGTCGGGCTTGGACCGTCAGGCTCCGCAAGCTGATCGAACACGTTGAAGCAGAGAAGGTTCGGATGCGCGGAGCCAAGATACTCGCCGGAGGACAGCCAGTTCGCGAAAGCGCGGGCGCGCGCGGCCTGCGCGGAATCCGTCGAAAGCCGGTGCAGCGGCGGGAATCCCATAACGATGAATAGCTTGTCCCTCCGCGTGTCGAAGAAATCCCGCATTTCCAGATACCATGTCTTGTATTGCTCCAGCTGCGCTTCGCTTTCTATGCCCGCGGCTGGGAAGCAGCTTTTGAACGCGATGACTTCGTGATTGTCGAGAATCATGTTGCGGGAGAAAACCGCGTCCGCGTTCTGCGACGTCCAGAGGTAATGCAGTCCGTCGGGGTCCGTGTTGTCGCCCGGTATTTCGTAACTGATGTCCTGCCAGTCTCCGTTTTCGTCAAAGTATTCGCCGTTGTATCCGTGATCACAGAACGTATAGCTCGTTCCGTGTTCCGCGTTGTATTCGGCGATTCTGCCGCGCATATTTCCTTCAAAAACGAATCCCGATCCCGTCGAATGATGGAGGAAGAACAGCTTGGTAAGCTGTTCCCCGTGAAGCGGGACGACCTGTATCACGAACGGGAAGGTGTCGCTTCCCGCTGCGTTGGAAACAAACAAGCTCGCGTTGTAAGACCCGGTGAATCCGGTAATCGTAACGTGCGGCTCGGCCTCGGTGGACGTCGGGGGATCGCAGGCGCCGCCGAAAGTCCAGCTGTACGCGAACGGCGCGGTTCCGGTGATTTCCGCGCTGAAAACCTGCGCGCTTGAAGCATCGACCGCCAGAGGATCGATTGAGATAATTTCCGGGGGAATTACGGCACCGGTCACATTCACCGCAACGCTGGCCGGGCCTTCCGCGTTTTCCGCATCTCCCGGCCGCACCGCGACGTAATCCTGCGCGCCGCCGGGAAGCACAACAGAAAATTGCGGCGGCACCGTTCCGGCTAGGTGGGACGAGAACGGCACCGTTGCGATTTCTGTAAACGGCCCGGACGCGGAGTCCGACGTCAGGATGTCGTAGTGATCCACGACGCCCAGGAAGTTGAGCGCGATTGGAGTGATATCGGACACTCCGACCTCGCCGCTTCCGTCGCCGTCAATCCAGGATTCGAGCGCGTCGTCGCCCGCGCCGTCGTTCGAATCGGCCTGGAAATTGAGCGCGATTGGCGTGATGTCCGCGACGCCGACTTCCCCGTTCATATCGTAGTCCCCGCCGTTTCGGTAAGTCCACGAAAGCTCGTTCGCGCCGGGATTGTAGCTTAGATCGGTAACTGTGCCCGCCTGCTGGGTCGGCGGCGCGGACACGCGTCGCGCGCGCGGCCCGAGCGCGGCAAGCTCGTCCGCAAGCTTTTGCTTGAGCGATTGGAAAAGCGCGGGGTCGACGCCTGAAGGCGGCGCGCATCCAAGGAATTCCCGCGGAATATCCGAAGCTGTTGCCTTGGAACCCGCGTTCGAGGAACAGCCAAATGCAACGAGCACGGCGGCAGTAAGTGCGAGCCGCGAAATCAATGCGCTCATGCAATTCACCCCCTTGCGGCCGGGAAACCCGCCGCGGATTTAATATTAACACACCTGCGAAACGCCTGCCAATTCCAGTTTGATCTGCTTTAAATTCCTTGCTTTATTGCAAGATCTCCGGACGCGGAATCCCATTCATATTTATCCGATAATTCTTTCAACTCATCGTAACATTGGCGCGCACGATCTCTGGCGCGCAGCGCAGATCGCAAAAACGGCGGCGGTTAAGTTCAAGGATGCGGTCGTTCCGGATGATGCGCTGGATATCGCGGGAAAACGGGAAGGCCCGCACTTCCTTTCAAAAGCCGTTCACCATCGCCACGCTGTTATCTAAAGTGCGCGAAGCGCTGGAGAATTAAATTTCGCGTTTATTTTGCGTCTTTCGAATCGCCGCGAAGCGAATCGAGATTCGGCACAAATATCCCGTTGTGATAAATAAATGCCAGATCCGCGAATCCGTCGCCGTCGAAATCGCCGGATATCAGGTCGTCCATATATTCGTAATCCGCTCCCCTGCCGAAGTAGTTCTTTTTTAGAAGCTCGTTTCCGGCGAGATCGAGAACCACAAGCGAAACGCCGCCGGTGATCGCGCAAATCTCCGGCATTCCGTCGCCGGTGAGATCCGCGAGCTCGACCGTGTCATCGCCATGCGAAGCGGCGCTGCTTTTGTACGTTTTGCCGCCGCTTTTCGCGCCGTCCAGCGTTTGCCATTCGATTTGGTTGCCCTCGTACGCCGAGCCGCCGATGCTCCAGTTGCTGTAGCTGCCGGATTTAATTATCGGCTCGTTCCGGGCGTACAGAATGCGCTCGGTTCCGCCGCAGGAATACTTGAAATAAGAAAGCGGAGGATAAAGGTCGAGTCCCCCCGAAACTGCAACGGCCGGTTCAAAAATTCCGTCAACCAGCGGGACGACGCTTTCCTTGCCCGATGATTGATCGTATTTTGCGAAAAGCAAGTCGTCCAAACCGTCTCCGTTCCAGTCCGCCTCGGGTCGCGCGTACAGCCCGAATCCGTTGCTTCCAACTGCATAAAGAAACGCACTCTCGTCGTCAGGAATCCGCGTCCCGTCTTTCGCGGAGAATGCGCGATACGGATTCTGCAAATCGCTGTCATCGCAGAAGACTATCGAATACCCTCCACTTTGTGTGGGCGAATCCACCAGCACGAAGCCGCGGATTTCGTCGTAATTGGAAGTCACTTCGAACAGCTTGGTTCCGGCAAGATTGTAGGCGATTATCTTTCCCCCCGAAGCGCCGGAAACT
The sequence above is a segment of the bacterium genome. Coding sequences within it:
- a CDS encoding DUF2344 domain-containing protein, which produces MPRGSGASGPGLLGRHIIAPAMIARLVYSAIGPYRWASHLNVAAEIERWIRRAGLALEYSQGFNPRPKISFGPAKPVGMSGYREIADISLVSTDPTPDVKFDQEFPGAKNGSFDPQSLRFLFSGEIAEENGVMERARDWMEAGAPNWWMETVQNIEPRNLEKDAVSLGGIWTRMAERRAPHITPIGLRLLENGEGTLSKIVSSSLVFAKFEFENQHSRALAAEFLCGRSWIVEAGASRAFKDVRPYAESLHVSESQEALSVFLRAKSSASESLPFVRVADKVAELGGITAECARVLFLDAKGAPVG
- a CDS encoding PKD domain-containing protein; the protein is MSALISRLALTAAVLVAFGCSSNAGSKATASDIPREFLGCAPPSGVDPALFQSLKQKLADELAALGPRARRVSAPPTQQAGTVTDLSYNPGANELSWTYRNGGDYDMNGEVGVADITPIALNFQADSNDGAGDDALESWIDGDGSGEVGVSDITPIALNFLGVVDHYDILTSDSASGPFTEIATVPFSSHLAGTVPPQFSVVLPGGAQDYVAVRPGDAENAEGPASVAVNVTGAVIPPEIISIDPLAVDASSAQVFSAEITGTAPFAYSWTFGGACDPPTSTEAEPHVTITGFTGSYNASLFVSNAAGSDTFPFVIQVVPLHGEQLTKLFFLHHSTGSGFVFEGNMRGRIAEYNAEHGTSYTFCDHGYNGEYFDENGDWQDISYEIPGDNTDPDGLHYLWTSQNADAVFSRNMILDNHEVIAFKSCFPAAGIESEAQLEQYKTWYLEMRDFFDTRRDKLFIVMGFPPLHRLSTDSAQAARARAFANWLSSGEYLGSAHPNLLCFNVFDQLAEPDGPSPTANMLRSEYEISPTDGDSHPNTWANQNVGAALANFMCGWAEIYQPPG
- a CDS encoding MFS transporter, encoding MSERFSKDVLIRLSILAFTMFMVMVGFSILFPILPLFITQELHGTARDLGFIFSLYSIVHFFCAPFWGIWSDKHGRKPAIMIGIAGIMLTFILIALSQNIWHLYIARVIGGFLTSAALPAVFAYAADLTNSKQRGPAIGMIGGSMGLGIVFGPALGGFLSGYTMVFPLGNIFVSHLRFPFLVAAVLGLLNLFLALAFLKEDKSKISESPARLGPLERVAAAFGSHLRHYFIFALLVSVSFACLTSTYTLFAFEEFGLDARHVGYVFALFGFAGAFVQGVVTGKMINRFGEPFVIKLGVPLLALSYLLLTFSPNPFWFGVFSAFVGASQGLLFPSLTAAISKGTTVGQGGALGLYDSMEAMGRILGPIAGGVLFELAPARGSHHWPYYFAAGLLFISIIIGHTGIKEAEHKEWLEELAETVERGGGDRA
- a CDS encoding LON peptidase substrate-binding domain-containing protein; amino-acid sequence: MNIESKHFELPGAFSGVIPIFPLGGTVFFPKTLLPLRIFEPRYKLMLRDSLLGEKLIGIVYSSRTESGQVNVHKVGTIGRIAFLETVDTGDSNVILAGVERFFMFESPVLGDYLTSKVNLYPEALPSPEDPVIHAQLSRLVEMISKSGVFDIGEYHIPHSGGALLFQYHSLINAFCSVATASLDTKQRWLELDSVVERYRRVVPVLQDIVVYTRLLEKLGHLAPSRDKLMLN
- a CDS encoding YjgP/YjgQ family permease — protein: MLVQDAAMNNEPKNDPGHIERTEELSEATPRDGEARPGSGSAESTQPSEEEARIEEAIIRGEMAGVERRRKAAARVLPEAKRKKFPAHFGKLADLYVFSEAFTWWFLGFSLFLAFLIVNQIVLEGENLLNPKIPTAAVLRLVYYNIPWHITMALPVATLVGVLLSMGRMAKDNELTALFTNGISLYRMIFPIFTLAAINAGIMYYVSDSLTAPAFREQEKIKEMYPALREEDEIQKKEPTIVRLPDGRYFTARTLDKATGQALDVIIDGMGLEEGEYAGIIWVANIGRIEGKNITLSQPKKYILDPEGQLMAMERPPTARLDLGLELHRIVSTIRTPEQLTKVELKMQQEIKKELGTNTDRDQTDYWLKFSAPFAPIAFALVAMPLSLRAPRDERFLGIIFALLLMMFYYVLYFIFKTVGYNGAIAPWLAAWMQNIVFAVLAFGIFVTSRK
- a CDS encoding PKD domain-containing protein; protein product: MRCGSCGHDNLSDARFCDGCGAPLVAGVQPPGTYPWVFVVSVAIAAGLFALFFLALNRRAENVEEETPRKGITGTPAPIKPRPAMISSDEYLAQIEGFAPLTVKLHPIGPEHSSEIGNLTFQWEFEEGKLQTKTGSGGRATYTYARPGIFHPKLRVSDAAGEIARQVWEVCVLPQDKAQVIDNWQGAQRDSASNLDRAKVYFSIGADMQGIYYSLRSFLADKNNLEAISALSDKLGEMSAFAEYEHFFLAQGAALEGPESGFAQTLDEKISGWTSARDNAKAELNRAEYRSSTAVSALLKALSALHDYEGALTALADSGLMDQSARDAAWYSLNIGKPKDALVYADKQLKATPNDLYALENKMLAEAISGDLDVARMTFGSYSLLNPPRGHVIQTALDMAVFSAKGLDSDFTWEILDGLRTFI